One window of Streptomyces sp. FIT100 genomic DNA carries:
- a CDS encoding transglycosylase family protein — MRSGNGRHRRPRQAPALVVAAGVTGSAIAIPLLGAGSASAADTATWERVADCESGGMWSADLGNGYYGGLQFSQDTWEEFGGTAYAPRADLASRSQQIAVAEKVLAAQGPTAWPSCALLTGLVVDEAKGKAKADTGAAPSATADAQDGEAGQVDPPTFGDGADASSPPSSSGSPAPAQSSDPAAAPSGSGSTAPGSDSGATGDAEAGGSGKHRGAATDEAGKAGESADTGNSGNGRDSGRHASRGDGSARDDATAEDEYTVRPGDNLWAIADANEVPGGWPALYEANEETVGSDPDLILPGQSLDLGLGQGQLTE, encoded by the coding sequence ATGCGCTCCGGGAACGGTCGGCACCGCCGCCCCCGTCAGGCCCCCGCACTCGTTGTCGCGGCAGGGGTGACTGGATCGGCCATCGCCATCCCGCTGCTCGGCGCGGGCTCCGCCTCCGCCGCCGACACCGCCACCTGGGAACGGGTCGCGGACTGCGAGAGCGGCGGCATGTGGAGCGCCGACCTCGGCAACGGCTACTACGGGGGGCTGCAGTTCTCGCAGGACACCTGGGAGGAGTTCGGCGGTACGGCGTACGCGCCGCGCGCCGACCTCGCCAGCCGCTCGCAGCAGATCGCGGTCGCCGAGAAGGTGCTCGCCGCCCAGGGGCCGACGGCGTGGCCGAGCTGCGCCCTGCTGACCGGGCTCGTGGTCGACGAGGCCAAGGGCAAGGCCAAGGCCGACACCGGCGCCGCCCCGAGCGCCACGGCCGATGCGCAGGACGGCGAGGCCGGGCAGGTGGACCCGCCGACCTTCGGTGACGGGGCCGACGCCTCGTCGCCTCCTTCGTCCTCCGGTTCGCCGGCCCCGGCGCAGTCCTCGGACCCGGCGGCGGCTCCCTCGGGGTCAGGGTCCACCGCCCCCGGCTCCGACTCCGGCGCGACCGGCGATGCGGAGGCCGGCGGTTCCGGCAAGCATCGCGGTGCCGCCACCGACGAGGCCGGCAAAGCGGGCGAGTCGGCTGATACGGGCAATTCGGGCAATGGTCGTGATTCCGGTCGTCATGCCTCGCGGGGTGACGGATCGGCACGGGACGACGCCACCGCGGAAGATGAGTACACGGTCCGCCCCGGCGACAACCTCTGGGCCATCGCGGACGCGAACGAGGTGCCGGGGGGCTGGCCCGCGCTGTACGAGGCGAACGAGGAGACCGTCGGCTCCGACCCCGATCTCATCCTTCCCGGTCAGAGCCTCGACCTCGGCCTGGGGCAGGGGCAGTTGACGGAGTAG
- a CDS encoding cytochrome P450, which produces MHDQPSRIPEPPPLFTWEFATDPYPAYAWLREHAPVHRTRLPSGVEAWLVTRYGDARQALADPRLSKNPAHHDEPAHAKGKTGIPGERKAELMTHLLNIDPPDHTRLRRLVSKAFTPRRVAEFAPRVQELTDRLIENFAADGTADLIHDFAFPLPIYAICDLLGVPTEDQDDFRDWAGMMIRHGGGPRGGVARSVKRMRGYLAELIHRKREEPGDDLISGLIRASDHGEHLTENEAAAMAFILLFAGFETTVNLIGNGVYALLRNPEQRARLQTSLAAGDSALLETGVEELLRYDGPVELATWRFATEPLALGGQDIAVGDPVLVVLAAADRDPERFPDPDALDLARSDNQHLGYGHGIHYCLGAPLARLEGQTALATLLTRLPDLRLAVDPSDLRWRGGLIMRGLRTLPVAWGSGDVPQGIKNSTPETI; this is translated from the coding sequence ATGCACGACCAGCCGTCCCGCATCCCCGAACCCCCTCCCCTCTTCACCTGGGAGTTCGCGACCGACCCCTACCCCGCCTACGCCTGGCTGCGCGAGCACGCGCCCGTGCACCGGACTCGGCTGCCCAGCGGGGTCGAGGCGTGGCTGGTGACCCGGTACGGGGACGCCCGGCAGGCGCTCGCGGACCCGCGGCTCAGCAAGAACCCGGCGCACCACGACGAGCCGGCGCACGCCAAGGGGAAGACGGGGATCCCGGGCGAGCGCAAGGCGGAGCTGATGACGCATCTGCTGAACATCGATCCGCCCGACCACACCCGGCTGCGCCGCCTCGTCTCCAAGGCGTTCACCCCGCGCCGTGTCGCCGAGTTCGCCCCGCGGGTGCAGGAGTTGACGGACCGGCTCATCGAGAACTTCGCGGCGGACGGAACCGCCGACCTCATCCATGACTTCGCCTTCCCGCTCCCCATCTACGCGATCTGCGACCTGCTCGGCGTTCCCACCGAGGACCAGGACGACTTCCGGGACTGGGCGGGGATGATGATCCGTCACGGCGGCGGTCCGCGGGGCGGGGTGGCGCGCTCGGTGAAGAGGATGCGCGGCTACCTCGCCGAGCTGATCCACCGCAAGCGCGAGGAGCCGGGGGACGACCTGATCTCCGGGCTGATCCGGGCCAGCGACCACGGTGAGCACCTCACCGAGAACGAGGCCGCCGCGATGGCCTTCATCCTGCTCTTCGCCGGTTTCGAGACCACCGTCAACCTCATTGGCAACGGGGTGTACGCGCTGCTGCGGAACCCGGAGCAGCGCGCCCGCCTCCAGACGTCCCTCGCCGCCGGCGACAGCGCGCTCCTGGAGACCGGTGTCGAGGAGCTCCTCCGCTACGACGGACCCGTCGAACTCGCCACCTGGCGGTTCGCGACCGAGCCGCTCGCCCTCGGCGGGCAGGACATCGCCGTGGGCGATCCGGTCCTCGTCGTCCTCGCGGCCGCCGACCGCGACCCGGAGCGGTTCCCCGACCCCGACGCGCTCGACCTCGCCCGCAGTGACAACCAGCACCTCGGCTACGGGCACGGCATCCACTACTGCCTGGGCGCACCGCTCGCGCGTCTGGAGGGGCAGACCGCGCTCGCGACTCTGCTGACCCGGCTGCCCGACTTGCGGCTTGCGGTGGATCCTTCCGATTTGCGGTGGCGTGGGGGACTTATCATGCGCGGATTGCGCACTCTGCCCGTTGCCTGGGGGTCTGGGGACGTCCCCCAGGGAATCAAGAACAGCACCCCCGAAACCATCTGA
- a CDS encoding Uma2 family endonuclease, which translates to MSAAAEDQRNEQDDTEERYAFPMPPAGGWTADDLDRIKGLPPHTELIDGGLFFVSPQTFFRMAALRLLENALVQQAPEHLYVIREMTTKLGKRDRPEPDLMVVRESALGGPEQTWYAPADILLAVEIVSDESVERDRELKPRKYAAAGIRHFWRVEKNDGLPVVYVYELDPATNSYAVTGIHHNRLKVDVPFPVEIDLTAVDRRRDGQD; encoded by the coding sequence ATGAGTGCCGCAGCCGAAGACCAGCGGAACGAGCAGGACGACACGGAAGAGCGGTACGCCTTTCCGATGCCGCCGGCCGGTGGGTGGACAGCGGACGACCTCGACCGGATCAAGGGTCTCCCGCCGCACACCGAGCTGATCGACGGGGGACTGTTCTTCGTGAGCCCGCAGACCTTCTTCCGCATGGCCGCACTGCGCCTGCTGGAGAACGCCCTGGTGCAGCAGGCGCCGGAGCACCTTTACGTCATCCGCGAGATGACCACGAAACTCGGCAAGCGCGACCGGCCGGAGCCCGACCTCATGGTGGTGCGGGAGAGTGCCCTGGGCGGGCCCGAGCAGACCTGGTATGCACCGGCTGACATCCTGCTCGCCGTCGAGATCGTCTCCGACGAGTCCGTGGAGCGCGACCGCGAGCTGAAGCCCCGAAAGTACGCCGCCGCCGGGATCCGGCACTTCTGGCGGGTCGAGAAGAACGACGGGTTGCCCGTCGTGTACGTGTACGAACTCGACCCGGCGACGAACTCCTACGCCGTCACCGGCATCCACCACAACAGGCTCAAGGTCGACGTCCCGTTCCCCGTCGAGATCGACCTCACCGCCGTGGACAGGCGGCGGGACGGGCAGGACTGA
- a CDS encoding nucleoside triphosphate pyrophosphohydrolase, with product MNAEAVEVPVGPGRIVLVTASHRVAPGLLSWPAWQTLHGADRVLCADGGHVQLPYLREAGVGVEIAAPTAQELVDACAGGRTVVVLAAGEGDRGLTDGLARMAGSGRVQMPDLELLPGSYDLPGARLLDLVQVMDRIRRECPWSSQQTHKGLAKYGIEEAYELVEAIEDGDRDELREELGDVLLQVVFHARIAQEASEEEGDEPFSIDDVAGTIVDKLIHRHPHVFGDEHAETPEDVKAHWLRTKAIEKQRDSVTDGIPLGQPGLALAAKLASRVRTAGLDVPLPSGDGEHAVGYELLAMAVRAEAHGQDPEAALRAAARAYRDAILAMENGA from the coding sequence GTGAACGCTGAAGCCGTCGAAGTCCCCGTCGGGCCCGGCCGTATCGTCCTGGTCACCGCCAGCCACCGCGTCGCGCCCGGGCTGCTGTCCTGGCCCGCGTGGCAGACGCTGCACGGCGCCGACCGCGTGCTGTGCGCCGACGGAGGTCACGTCCAGCTCCCTTATCTGCGGGAGGCGGGCGTCGGCGTGGAGATCGCCGCGCCGACCGCGCAGGAGCTCGTCGACGCCTGCGCCGGAGGCCGGACGGTCGTGGTCCTCGCGGCCGGCGAGGGCGACCGGGGCCTCACCGACGGACTGGCGCGCATGGCCGGCTCGGGGCGGGTGCAGATGCCCGACCTGGAGCTGCTGCCCGGCTCGTACGACCTCCCGGGAGCCCGGCTCCTCGACCTGGTGCAGGTCATGGACCGGATCCGCCGTGAGTGCCCCTGGTCCTCGCAGCAGACCCACAAGGGTCTCGCCAAGTACGGCATCGAGGAGGCGTACGAACTCGTCGAGGCCATCGAGGACGGCGACCGCGACGAGCTGCGCGAGGAGCTCGGGGACGTGCTCCTCCAGGTGGTCTTCCACGCCCGCATCGCGCAGGAGGCGAGCGAGGAGGAGGGGGACGAGCCGTTCTCCATCGACGACGTGGCCGGGACGATCGTCGACAAGCTCATCCACCGCCACCCGCACGTCTTCGGCGACGAGCACGCCGAGACGCCCGAGGACGTCAAGGCCCACTGGCTGCGCACGAAGGCGATCGAGAAGCAGCGCGACTCGGTCACCGACGGCATCCCGCTGGGGCAGCCCGGCCTCGCCCTGGCCGCCAAGCTCGCCTCCCGCGTGCGCACGGCCGGGCTGGACGTCCCACTGCCGTCCGGTGACGGCGAGCACGCCGTCGGGTACGAGCTGCTGGCCATGGCCGTACGGGCCGAGGCCCACGGCCAGGATCCTGAGGCCGCCCTGCGCGCCGCCGCCCGCGCCTACCGGGACGCGATCCTGGCCATGGAGAACGGGGCCTGA
- a CDS encoding SurA N-terminal domain-containing protein — protein MHRRRRTALAVSAALVAAAPLLAACGNEAHPGAAAVVGGDRIEVAALQSEVKDVRAAQEASPQSAQLIQNTGQLSRAKLHGMILDRVLEQAAQDAGVTVSRKEVQDARAAAAQQSGSEEQLAAMLLQQRGVAPGQIDVAVREEVLLTKLAQALGADLTTPQGQQKVGAALSAASKALDIDVNPRYGSWDDTKIQLGDYKAPWITQVTKEPEAIQAGG, from the coding sequence TTGCACCGCCGCCGTCGCACCGCGCTCGCCGTCTCCGCCGCGCTCGTCGCCGCGGCGCCCCTGCTCGCCGCCTGTGGCAACGAGGCCCATCCGGGCGCCGCGGCCGTCGTCGGCGGCGACCGGATCGAGGTGGCCGCGCTCCAGTCCGAGGTGAAGGACGTCCGGGCGGCGCAGGAGGCATCGCCCCAGTCCGCGCAGCTGATCCAGAACACGGGGCAGCTGAGCCGGGCGAAGCTGCACGGGATGATCCTCGACCGGGTGCTGGAGCAGGCCGCGCAGGACGCCGGCGTGACCGTCTCCCGCAAGGAGGTCCAGGACGCGCGGGCGGCCGCGGCGCAGCAGTCCGGCAGTGAGGAGCAGCTCGCCGCGATGCTGCTCCAGCAGCGCGGGGTCGCGCCGGGGCAGATCGACGTGGCCGTGCGCGAGGAGGTCCTGCTGACCAAGCTGGCCCAGGCGCTGGGCGCCGATCTCACCACCCCGCAGGGCCAGCAGAAGGTCGGCGCCGCGCTCTCCGCCGCCTCGAAGGCGCTCGACATCGACGTGAACCCGCGGTACGGCAGCTGGGACGACACGAAGATCCAGCTCGGCGACTACAAGGCCCCCTGGATCACCCAGGTCACCAAGGAGCCCGAGGCCATCCAGGCCGGAGGCTGA
- a CDS encoding glycosyltransferase family 2 protein, with amino-acid sequence MTTLSVIVPCYNISGYIADTVTGLVNNARDDFEFIFVEDCSKDDTPEALAALAPGLPNSSVVRHEQNKGLASARNTGLDRATGRFITFLDGDDWLGPGHLTGLVDAIERLGVDFVRTDHVQVTGVDRMLERAPEGRRNEVLDPRSSILPIGETSMVDYPYAWAGIYDARLLERGMLRFTDGLRTAEDRPWIWQLHRLAESYAVVSLHGIFYRRGVATSLTQIGDARQLDFIRAFEQVLSEVREDPEAARLLPKAIRSYSVVIAHQLMERGRFERPLARKLDEMTRNALRRISADELDKALVGLDDERRSILRKAAA; translated from the coding sequence GTGACCACGCTCTCCGTCATCGTCCCCTGCTACAACATCTCGGGCTACATCGCCGACACCGTCACAGGACTGGTGAACAACGCCCGGGACGACTTCGAGTTCATCTTTGTCGAGGACTGCTCGAAGGACGACACACCCGAGGCCCTGGCCGCCCTCGCCCCCGGACTCCCGAACAGCTCCGTCGTCAGACACGAGCAGAACAAGGGCCTCGCATCGGCGCGCAACACCGGGCTCGACCGGGCGACCGGGCGGTTCATCACCTTCCTCGACGGCGACGACTGGCTGGGGCCCGGGCATCTGACCGGGCTCGTCGACGCGATCGAGCGACTCGGCGTGGACTTCGTCCGAACCGACCATGTACAGGTCACCGGCGTGGACCGGATGCTGGAGCGGGCGCCGGAGGGCCGGCGCAACGAGGTGCTCGACCCGCGGTCGTCGATCCTGCCGATCGGCGAGACCTCCATGGTCGACTACCCGTACGCCTGGGCCGGGATCTACGACGCCCGGTTGCTGGAGCGGGGCATGCTGCGCTTCACCGACGGGCTGCGCACCGCCGAGGACCGGCCGTGGATCTGGCAGCTGCACCGGCTGGCCGAGTCGTACGCCGTCGTGTCACTGCACGGCATCTTCTACCGCCGGGGAGTGGCCACCTCCCTCACCCAGATCGGCGATGCGCGGCAGCTGGACTTCATCCGCGCCTTCGAGCAGGTGCTCAGCGAGGTCCGGGAGGACCCCGAGGCGGCGCGGCTGCTCCCCAAGGCCATCCGCAGCTACTCCGTCGTGATCGCCCACCAGCTCATGGAGCGGGGCCGGTTCGAGCGCCCCCTCGCCCGCAAGCTCGATGAAATGACCCGTAACGCCCTGCGACGCATCTCCGCCGACGAGCTCGACAAGGCCCTTGTCGGCCTGGACGACGAGCGGCGCTCGATCCTCCGGAAGGCCGCCGCGTGA
- a CDS encoding alpha-2,8-polysialyltransferase family protein: protein MTTQIFCAATQYAAATITAAIRAGLFGPREEHRRILVVSDTSPAPELGTPLDRMAGFEALRPEFDAVRSWNEAIRPHHPVGWSPRAQDNPLWEKALRLAWDLGDDRVEIACESIQANPSRAIAAIFADSPIHVYADGLMSYGPTRNRIPLPMSSRIKRLIHLELVPGLRPMLLSEYGVEPVAVPDPEFLSVLRGISAGVTVGEEPGTALVLGQYLSALDLISREEEEDLHLRMVRGAAALGHRTVAFKPHPSAPGDSTRALEKAADELGITLKVLREPVLAETLYQQARPELVVACFSTALLTAATFYGIPAARVGTELLLERIAPYQNSNRVPLTVVDALVPDLEHDERAGKVLDFGKDIGPLVRAVGYCMQSTFYPELRDEAQELLDGLPPAELPRYFKRRRLGSLGLPGGTRPRRGATVRKVVRRLR from the coding sequence GTGACCACCCAGATCTTCTGCGCCGCCACCCAGTACGCCGCGGCGACCATCACCGCCGCCATCCGCGCCGGGCTCTTCGGTCCGCGCGAGGAGCACCGCCGGATACTGGTGGTCAGCGACACCTCGCCGGCGCCCGAGCTCGGCACCCCGCTGGACCGGATGGCCGGCTTCGAGGCGCTGCGCCCGGAGTTCGACGCCGTCCGCTCGTGGAACGAGGCGATCCGCCCGCACCACCCCGTCGGCTGGTCCCCGCGCGCCCAGGACAACCCGCTCTGGGAGAAGGCCCTGCGGCTCGCCTGGGACCTGGGCGACGACCGGGTCGAGATCGCCTGCGAGTCCATCCAGGCCAATCCGTCCCGGGCGATCGCCGCGATCTTCGCGGACAGCCCGATCCATGTGTACGCCGACGGGCTGATGAGCTACGGCCCGACCCGCAACCGCATCCCGCTGCCCATGAGCAGCAGGATCAAGCGGCTGATCCACCTCGAGCTGGTGCCGGGGCTCCGCCCGATGCTGCTCTCCGAGTACGGCGTCGAGCCGGTCGCCGTCCCCGACCCGGAGTTCCTCTCCGTGCTGCGCGGGATCAGCGCCGGTGTCACGGTCGGCGAGGAGCCCGGAACCGCGCTCGTCCTCGGCCAGTACCTCTCCGCGCTGGACCTGATCAGCCGCGAGGAGGAGGAGGACCTGCATCTGCGCATGGTGCGCGGGGCCGCGGCGCTCGGTCACCGGACCGTCGCCTTCAAGCCGCACCCGAGCGCCCCGGGCGACTCGACCCGTGCGCTGGAGAAGGCCGCGGACGAGCTCGGCATCACGCTGAAGGTGCTGCGCGAGCCGGTCCTCGCCGAGACGCTCTACCAGCAGGCCAGGCCCGAGCTCGTCGTGGCGTGCTTCTCGACGGCGCTGCTCACGGCGGCGACGTTCTACGGCATCCCGGCCGCGCGGGTCGGCACGGAGCTGCTGCTGGAGCGGATCGCGCCGTACCAGAACAGCAACCGTGTGCCGCTGACCGTCGTGGACGCGCTCGTGCCCGACCTGGAGCACGACGAGCGGGCGGGCAAGGTCCTGGACTTCGGCAAGGACATCGGCCCGCTGGTGCGGGCGGTCGGGTACTGCATGCAGTCCACGTTCTACCCCGAGCTGCGCGACGAGGCGCAGGAGCTGCTCGACGGGCTGCCGCCCGCCGAGCTGCCCCGGTACTTCAAGCGGCGCCGGCTCGGCAGCCTCGGGCTGCCTGGCGGGACGCGGCCAAGGCGTGGCGCGACGGTGCGGAAGGTCGTACGGCGGCTGCGCTGA
- a CDS encoding glycosyltransferase family 2 protein: MLISIVVPCFNEEEIIGRFHERVTKELSFIGQDFELVYVDDGSRDRTLPLLEKIAADDSRARYVSFSRNFGKEAAMLAGLQHAGGDVVVIMDADLQHPPELVDRMLRLHREGFDQVVARRTRKGDRVTRTVTARAYYWLINRLVDVELVDGVGDFRLLSRRTVDAVTGLSEYNRFSKGLFAWVGFRTTTFEYENAVREQGRSKWSFGKLLNYGLDGLLSFNNKPLRAAVYLGLVLLSVAMAYAAWIVGATLVNGVKTPGYATLLVTVVALAGIQMVMLGVVGEYVGRIYYEVKRRPHYLVAATNASVPRRRGWHRTEEDPGELLRR, encoded by the coding sequence TCGGGCAGGATTTCGAACTCGTTTATGTGGACGACGGAAGCCGTGACCGCACGCTCCCTCTCCTCGAAAAGATCGCCGCCGACGACTCCCGCGCCCGCTACGTCTCGTTCAGCCGGAACTTCGGCAAGGAGGCCGCCATGCTGGCCGGTCTCCAGCACGCCGGCGGCGACGTGGTGGTCATCATGGACGCCGACCTCCAGCACCCGCCCGAGCTGGTGGACCGCATGCTCCGCCTCCACCGGGAGGGGTTCGACCAGGTCGTCGCCCGTCGCACGCGCAAGGGCGACCGCGTCACCCGCACCGTCACGGCACGCGCCTACTACTGGCTCATCAACCGGCTCGTGGACGTCGAACTCGTCGACGGGGTCGGTGACTTCCGGCTGCTGTCGCGCCGCACCGTGGACGCCGTCACCGGGCTGAGCGAGTACAACCGGTTCTCCAAGGGCCTGTTCGCCTGGGTGGGATTCCGCACCACGACCTTCGAGTACGAGAACGCGGTGCGTGAGCAGGGCCGTTCCAAGTGGAGCTTCGGCAAGCTGCTCAATTACGGACTCGATGGGCTGCTCTCGTTCAACAACAAGCCACTGCGTGCCGCGGTCTATCTCGGTCTGGTGCTGCTCTCGGTCGCCATGGCGTATGCGGCCTGGATCGTGGGGGCGACGCTCGTCAACGGCGTGAAGACCCCCGGTTATGCCACGCTTCTGGTGACGGTGGTCGCCCTCGCCGGAATTCAGATGGTGATGCTCGGAGTGGTCGGCGAATACGTCGGCCGCATCTACTACGAGGTCAAGCGCCGCCCGCACTATCTGGTGGCGGCGACCAACGCGAGCGTGCCGCGGCGGCGGGGCTGGCACCGCACCGAGGAGGATCCGGGGGAGCTGCTGCGGCGATGA